Proteins encoded in a region of the Orcinus orca chromosome X, mOrcOrc1.1, whole genome shotgun sequence genome:
- the FATE1 gene encoding fetal and adult testis-expressed transcript protein: protein MAGGPPNIKEDIEMSMAEELVPGKMKGQGSQSLGVSQKQQKLNLKAAGSAAIWNMPATWSKKVVLNPEADMVAEIGLEELNGLEMEVMRRQLPVIPGLRAVEDQGAAWRHREAVFFAMLLPTCIANLWLWMHQWCFVLTRPLPARSMPRRLQRAEPELFLAGPSTGLHGWRDGLCPGSQQAILA from the exons ATGGCAGGAGGACCCCCTAAcatcaaagaagacatagaaatgtCCATGGCTGAAGAGCTGGTTCCTGGAA AAATGAAGGGGCAGGGTTCCCAGTCCCTGGGTGTTTCTCAGAAGCAACAGAAATTGAATCTAAAGGCTGCTGGCTCTGCTGCGATTTGGAATATGCCTGCAACCTGGTCCAAGAAAGTGGTACT caACCCGGAGGCAGATATGGTCGCTGAGATTGGCCTGGAAGAACTAAATGGACTGGAGATGGAGGTCATGAGAAGACAG CTGCCCGTGATCCCCGGTCTGCGCGCCGTGGAGGACCAGGGTGCCGCCTGGCGCCACAGGGAAGCCGTGTTCTTCGCCATGCTGTTGCCTACCTGCATCGCCAACCTCTGGCTGTGGATGCACCAGTGGTGCTTCGTGCTGACCCGCC CCCTGCCTGCCCGCTCCATGCCCAGACGCCTCCAGAGGGCGGAGCCCGAGCTGTTCCTTGCTGGCCCCTCCACAGGGCTCCACGGCTGGCGGGATGGCCTCTGCCCAGGGTCCCAGCAAGCAATCCTGGCCTAA
- the CNGA2 gene encoding LOW QUALITY PROTEIN: cyclic nucleotide-gated olfactory channel (The sequence of the model RefSeq protein was modified relative to this genomic sequence to represent the inferred CDS: inserted 1 base in 1 codon; substituted 1 base at 1 genomic stop codon): MTEKANGVKSSLANNHSHHAPPAIKVNGEDDHRTSNRPQSAADDDTSSQLQRLQRRGGFCRIACLVGVIREWANKNFHEEEPRPDSFLECFCGPELQTVTTQQGDGKGDKDSEGKGSKKKCELFVLDPAGDWYYHXLFVIAVPVLYSWCLLVARACDLQKDYCIVWLVLDYFSDVVYIADLFIRLRTGFLEQGLLVKDTKMLRDNYIHTLQFKLDVASIIPTDLIYFAVGIHRPELRFNRLLHFAQMFEFFDRTETRTSHHNIFHISNLVLYILVIICWNACIYYAISKSIGFGVNTWVYSNIIDPEYGYLSRECIYCLYWSTLTLTTIGVTPPPVKDEEYLFVIFDFPIGVLIFATIVGNVGSMISNMNATRAEFQAKIDAVKHYMQFQKVSKEMEAKVIRWFDYLWTNKKSVDEREVLKKLPSKLRAEIAINVHLSTLKKVCIFQDCEAGLLVELVLKLHPQVFSPGDYXGGIGKEMYIIKEGKLAVVADDGVTQYALLLAGSCFGEISILNIKGSKTGNRRTANIRSLGYSDLFCLSKDDLMEAVTEYPDAKRVLEERGQEILMKEGLLDENEVAASIEADVQKKLEQLETNMETLYTRFPCLLAEYPGAQQKLRQRIMVLETKMKQNNEDDYLSDGMNSPKPAAAEKP; encoded by the exons ATGACAGAAAAAGCCAATGGAGTGAAGAGCTCCCTAGCCAATAACCACAGCCATCATGCACCTCCTGCCATCAAGGTCAATGGCGAAGATGACCACAGGACCAGCAACAG gcCACAGTCTGCGGCCGACGATGACACCTCCTCACAACTACAGAGGCTGCAGAGGAGGGGTGGCTTCTGCAG gATTGCCTGCCTGGTGGGGGTCATCAGAGAGTGGGCCAACAAGAATTTCCACGAGGAGGAGCCCAGACCTGACTCGTTCCTTGAGTGTTTCTGTGGGCCTGAGCTCCAGACCGTGACGACACAGCAAGGAGATGGCAAAGGCGACAAGGACAGTGAGGGCAAGGGCAGCAA GAAGAAATGTGAACTATTTGTCTTGGACCCAGCTGGGGACTGGTACTACCACTAGCTATTTGTCATCGCCGTGCCTGTCCTCTATAGCTGGTGCCTTCTGGTggccag AGCCTGTGACCTACAGAAAGATTACTGCATAGTATGGCTGGTGCTGGACTACTTCTCAGATGTGGTCTACATCGCAGACCTCTTCATCCGATTGCGCACAG GTTTCCTGGAGCAGGGGCTGCTGGTCAAAGATACCAAGATGTTGCGGGACAACTACATCCACACCCTGCAGTTCAAGCTGGATGTGGCTTCCATCATCCCTACAGACCTGATCTATTTTGCTGTGGGCATCCACAGACCTGAGCTGCGCTTCAACCGCCTGCTACACTTTGCCCAGATGTTTGAGTTCTTTGACCGCACTGAGACACGCACCAGCCACCACAACATCTTCCACATCAGCAACCTGGTCCTCTACATCTTGGTCATCATCTGCTGGAATGCCTGCATCTACTACGCCATCTCCAAGTCCATTGGTTTTGGGGTCAACACCTGGGTTTACTCCAACATCATTGACCCTGAGTATGGCTACCTGTCTAGGGAATGCATCTATTGCCTTTACTGGTCTACACTGACCCTCACCACCATTGGGGTGACACCACCCCCCGTAAAAGATGAGGAGTACCtatttgtcatctttgatttcccgATTGGTGTCCTCATCTTTGCCACCATCGTGGGTAACGTGGGCTCCATGATCTCCAACATGAACGCCACCCGGGCTGAGTTCCAGGCCAAGATCGATGCCGTCAAACACTATATGCAGTTCCAAAAGGTCAGCAAGGAGATGGAAGCCAAGGTCATTAGGTGGTTTGACTACCTCTGGACCAATAAGAAGAGTGTGGATGAGCGGGAAGTTCTCAAGAAGCTGCCATCCAAGCTGAGGGCTGAGATAGCCATCAACGTCCACCTGTCCACACTCAAGAAAGTGTGCATCTTTCAGGATTGTGAGGCTGGCCTGCTGGTGGAGCTGGTATTAAAGCTCCATCCTCAGGTCTTCAGTCCTGGGGATT AAGGGGGTATTGGGAAGGAGATGTACATAATCAAGGAAGGAAAATTGGCAGTGGTGGCTGATGATGGTGTCACTCAGTATGCCCTGCTCTTGGCTGGGAGTTGCTTTGGAGAGATCAGTATTCTTAACATTAAAGGCAGCAAAACGGGCAATCGACGCACAGCCAATATCCGAAGCCTTGGCTACTCAGATCTCTTCTGCTTGTCCAAGGATGATCTTATGGAAGCTGTGACGGAGTACCCTGATGCCAAGAGGGTCTTGGAGGAGAGAGGCCAGGAGATCTTGATGAAGGAGGGATTGCTGGATGAGAATGAGGTGGCAGCCAGCATCGAGGCGGATGTGCAGAAGAAGCTAGAACAGCTGGAAACCAACATGGAGACCTTGTACACTCGCTTTCCCTGCCTGCTGGCTGAGTACCCAGGGGCCCAGCAGAAGCTCAGGCAGCGCATCATGGTTTTGGAAACCAAGATGAAGCAGAATAATGAGGATGACTACCTGTCAGATGGAATGAATAGCCCCAAGCCAGCTGCTGCTGAGAAACCATAA